The following coding sequences lie in one Candidatus Nitrospira allomarina genomic window:
- the secY gene encoding preprotein translocase subunit SecY — translation MLERLITSLQNIFKIPELRSRVIFTLSMLAVYRIGAHVPTPGINNEELFKFLTERGGALMGFLDIFSGGALSRLTIFALGIMPYISASIILQLLTVVVPHLSKLAKEGERGRKTIIQYTRYGTILIALIQGFGIALGLEGMNDGAFVLDPGWSFRLMTVITLVAGTAFLMWLGEQITERGVGNGISLIIFSGIVASLPSAVVQTFDLYQVGQISLLLLLVLGVVMLAVMGAIVFLESGRRKIAVQYAKRIVGRRVYGGQNTHIPLKINTAGVIPPIFASSIIAFPATIASFIQVPWVQSIGSQLAPGSLLYTMLYVGMIIFFCFFYTAVVLNPVDMADNMKKYGGFIPGIRPGQKTADFIYKVLTRITFAGAIYLAIVCVIPELLIYRLNMPFYFGGTSLLIVIGVGLDTAQQIENHMLMRNYEGFLGKGSLKGRSG, via the coding sequence GTGCTTGAACGGCTTATCACGAGCCTTCAAAATATCTTCAAAATTCCGGAGTTGCGTAGCCGGGTAATATTTACCTTGTCTATGCTTGCAGTTTATCGGATTGGGGCTCATGTCCCCACCCCCGGAATCAATAATGAAGAGCTGTTCAAGTTTCTCACCGAAAGAGGTGGGGCTCTCATGGGCTTCCTCGATATTTTCTCGGGAGGTGCTTTATCGAGGCTCACGATTTTCGCATTGGGCATTATGCCCTATATTAGTGCCTCGATCATATTACAGCTTCTCACGGTCGTTGTTCCGCATCTTTCGAAATTAGCAAAAGAAGGTGAGCGAGGAAGAAAGACGATCATTCAATACACCAGGTATGGAACGATCCTAATTGCCCTGATTCAAGGATTTGGTATTGCTCTCGGTTTGGAAGGTATGAATGATGGAGCATTTGTTCTTGACCCTGGTTGGTCCTTTCGGTTGATGACAGTGATTACGTTGGTAGCTGGTACCGCCTTCCTGATGTGGTTAGGAGAGCAAATAACTGAACGGGGTGTTGGAAATGGTATTTCGCTTATCATATTTTCCGGCATAGTTGCCAGTCTTCCTAGTGCAGTCGTTCAAACCTTTGATTTATATCAGGTTGGTCAAATCAGTCTCCTTTTACTATTAGTCCTTGGTGTCGTTATGCTTGCCGTTATGGGGGCTATAGTTTTTTTAGAAAGTGGACGAAGAAAAATTGCGGTGCAATATGCCAAGCGAATAGTTGGGCGACGGGTATATGGTGGACAAAATACCCATATTCCTTTAAAAATTAATACGGCTGGTGTTATTCCGCCCATTTTTGCGTCTTCAATTATTGCGTTTCCAGCCACGATTGCCAGTTTTATACAAGTACCCTGGGTTCAAAGCATCGGGTCTCAATTGGCTCCAGGATCCTTACTTTATACAATGCTATATGTTGGAATGATTATCTTTTTCTGTTTCTTCTATACAGCTGTGGTGCTAAATCCTGTTGATATGGCTGACAACATGAAGAAATATGGAGGATTTATACCAGGGATACGACCTGGACAAAAGACTGCAGACTTTATTTATAAGGTATTGACCAGAATTACATTTGCTGGAGCCATTTATCTGGCAATCGTATGTGTAATTCCAGAATTATTGATTTACCGACTTAATATGCCTTTTTATTTTGGAGGCACATCACTTTTGATTGTCATTGGGGTGGGGTTGGATACTGCACAACAAATAGAAAATCATATGCTCATGCGGAATTATGAAGGTTTTCTTGGGAAAGGTTCCTTAAAAGGGAGAAGTGGGTAA
- a CDS encoding type Z 30S ribosomal protein S14 encodes MSRLALKNKAKRKPKFTCRHYNRCPLCGRVRGFLRRFLMCRICFRFLSLRGDIPGVTKSSW; translated from the coding sequence GTGTCAAGGTTAGCACTAAAAAATAAGGCTAAGCGAAAGCCAAAATTCACATGCCGACACTATAATCGTTGTCCGCTTTGTGGGCGTGTGAGAGGATTTTTGCGTCGCTTCCTAATGTGTCGAATATGTTTTCGTTTCCTGAGTTTGCGTGGTGATATCCCAGGCGTAACCAAATCCAGTTGGTAG
- the rplN gene encoding 50S ribosomal protein L14 codes for MIQNYTYLDVADNSGAKNVMCFHVLGGTKRRYGSLGDIIVVAVKEAIPKASVKKGDVMKAVIVRTKKGRRREDGSHIKFDRNACVLVNAQGDPVGTRIFGPVARELRKKKYMKIISLAPEVI; via the coding sequence ATGATACAAAATTATACTTATCTTGATGTGGCCGATAATTCAGGCGCAAAAAATGTGATGTGTTTTCATGTGCTGGGTGGAACGAAGCGCCGGTACGGATCTTTAGGGGACATCATTGTAGTGGCCGTCAAAGAGGCAATCCCAAAGGCATCGGTAAAAAAAGGTGACGTCATGAAGGCCGTCATTGTTCGAACTAAGAAAGGCCGTCGAAGAGAAGATGGTTCTCATATTAAATTTGACCGGAATGCTTGTGTATTAGTTAATGCTCAGGGTGATCCGGTTGGGACTCGTATTTTTGGACCCGTTGCAAGAGAATTGAGAAAGAAAAAGTATATGAAAATTATATCTCTGGCTCCAGAAGTCATTTAG
- the rpsH gene encoding 30S ribosomal protein S8 — translation MSMTDPLADLFVRIQNAGRRGHDLVKIPSSRVKKDILRIFKEEGFIRDYKAATGANGHPVIEVSLRYAPGRQKKSFITGIKRISKPGCRVYAGKEDLPRVMRGLGMAILTTDRGLLTDEQCRSSQVGGEVLCHVW, via the coding sequence ATGTCGATGACTGATCCTCTCGCAGATTTATTCGTGCGAATTCAAAATGCGGGACGCCGTGGCCACGATTTGGTTAAAATCCCATCTTCACGGGTTAAAAAAGATATCCTGCGAATTTTTAAGGAAGAGGGATTTATTCGTGACTACAAAGCGGCTACGGGTGCCAATGGGCACCCAGTTATTGAAGTTTCGCTTCGATATGCTCCCGGTCGCCAAAAAAAATCATTCATAACTGGGATAAAACGGATCAGTAAACCGGGGTGTAGAGTGTATGCCGGAAAGGAAGATCTTCCACGAGTGATGCGGGGATTGGGAATGGCAATTCTGACCACTGATCGTGGATTATTAACCGATGAGCAATGTAGGAGTTCCCAGGTTGGCGGTGAAGTTTTATGCCATGTGTGGTGA
- the rpmD gene encoding 50S ribosomal protein L30: MVTPSNLSITLKRSTIGHPDKMRVVLLGLGLRKIGQTVSRPDTEQVRGLIYKVRHLIEVAVS, from the coding sequence ATGGTAACACCAAGCAATCTCTCAATTACATTAAAGCGGAGCACAATAGGCCATCCAGATAAGATGCGTGTGGTTTTACTGGGGCTCGGACTTAGGAAAATCGGACAGACTGTCAGTCGTCCGGATACAGAACAGGTACGTGGATTAATTTATAAGGTCAGGCATCTTATTGAGGTTGCTGTTTCATGA
- the rpmC gene encoding 50S ribosomal protein L29, whose product MEMDEIKNLEKSELFEKINKLKQELFHFRSQLALGRMENPMRIRETRKDIARVKTVLRQKAN is encoded by the coding sequence ATGGAAATGGACGAAATAAAAAATTTAGAAAAAAGTGAATTGTTTGAAAAAATAAATAAATTGAAGCAGGAATTGTTTCATTTTAGGAGTCAATTGGCATTAGGACGCATGGAAAATCCAATGCGAATACGTGAGACAAGAAAAGATATAGCCAGGGTTAAAACTGTTCTCCGCCAAAAGGCTAATTAG
- a CDS encoding adenylate kinase has translation MRVIFLGPPGVGKGTQADFIAKKFSIQKLSTGDLLRESVERGTKLGNEAKIFMERGELVPDEIVIGLVEEKLHSPECRNGFLLDGFPRTVAQANKLSSFLEGNGEAIDRVIYFYLPQADIIERISGRRSCPKCKAVYHLKSIPPKKQGVCNVCDIPLIQRNDDKPETIQSRLVVYQKQTEPLIQYYKERGILSELDGSGVVSAVRERLVALLTQPG, from the coding sequence ATGAGGGTAATTTTTCTAGGCCCTCCTGGAGTTGGAAAAGGAACCCAGGCAGATTTTATTGCCAAAAAGTTCAGTATTCAAAAACTTTCAACAGGAGATTTGCTGAGAGAGAGCGTTGAAAGGGGCACCAAACTTGGAAATGAAGCAAAAATTTTTATGGAGCGTGGTGAATTAGTTCCTGATGAAATCGTGATTGGGTTAGTTGAAGAAAAATTACATTCTCCTGAATGCCGAAATGGTTTTCTTTTAGATGGATTCCCTCGAACTGTAGCCCAAGCCAATAAGTTGTCTTCGTTTTTGGAAGGGAATGGGGAGGCCATTGATCGGGTGATATATTTTTACCTTCCCCAGGCGGATATAATTGAACGAATAAGCGGGAGACGAAGTTGCCCAAAATGTAAGGCCGTATATCATCTTAAGTCCATCCCACCAAAAAAACAGGGGGTGTGCAATGTATGTGATATCCCCCTTATTCAGCGAAATGATGATAAGCCGGAAACCATTCAATCCCGATTGGTGGTATATCAAAAACAAACAGAGCCCTTAATTCAATATTATAAGGAAAGGGGAATTCTTTCCGAATTGGATGGATCAGGGGTAGTTTCTGCAGTTCGGGAGCGATTGGTAGCTCTCCTAACGCAACCCGGATAG
- the rplB gene encoding 50S ribosomal protein L2 encodes MPIKEFNPTSPGRRGMSAVTGEGLSRKRPEKALTSFKSKSGGRNNSGRITSRFKGGGHKRLYRKIDFKRDKLNIVGKVAGIEYDPNRSARIALLHYVDGEKRYILAPLGLKVGDSVQAGTGVDVRVGNALPLMEMPLGIVVHNVELKPGKGAQLVRSAGASAQVMGRDEGYVQIRLTSGEMRKILGTCMATIGQVGNADHNNVTIGKAGRSRWLGRKPHQRGVVMNPVDHPHGGGEGKSGQGNPHPVSPWGQPTKGFKTRKPRNQSSRFIIAGRKKKSR; translated from the coding sequence ATGCCAATAAAAGAGTTTAATCCAACATCACCTGGCCGAAGGGGAATGTCAGCCGTCACCGGTGAGGGGTTATCACGTAAAAGACCGGAAAAGGCCCTTACCAGCTTTAAATCAAAGTCTGGTGGGAGGAATAACTCTGGAAGAATTACTTCCAGATTTAAGGGTGGTGGGCATAAGCGCCTCTATAGAAAGATTGATTTTAAGCGAGATAAATTAAACATTGTAGGCAAAGTTGCCGGAATTGAATACGACCCCAATCGATCGGCTAGAATTGCACTTTTGCATTATGTGGATGGGGAAAAACGTTATATCTTGGCACCTTTGGGTTTGAAGGTCGGGGATTCAGTTCAGGCTGGTACCGGGGTAGACGTGAGAGTGGGAAATGCTTTGCCCCTTATGGAAATGCCTCTTGGTATAGTGGTGCACAATGTAGAGTTAAAGCCTGGTAAGGGTGCCCAATTAGTTCGGAGTGCAGGGGCTTCAGCTCAGGTGATGGGCCGGGATGAGGGTTATGTTCAGATTCGGTTAACGTCTGGTGAAATGAGAAAAATACTCGGAACGTGTATGGCCACGATCGGTCAGGTCGGGAATGCTGACCATAATAACGTTACTATTGGGAAAGCTGGTAGGTCTCGATGGTTAGGGCGTAAACCGCATCAACGGGGAGTCGTGATGAATCCGGTTGACCATCCCCATGGCGGTGGTGAGGGAAAGTCCGGCCAAGGTAATCCGCATCCTGTTTCACCATGGGGTCAGCCGACAAAGGGGTTTAAAACAAGAAAGCCGCGAAACCAAAGCTCGCGTTTTATCATTGCAGGTAGAAAGAAAAAGTCCCGTTAA
- the infA gene encoding translation initiation factor IF-1, with translation MGKEDIIEVQGSVTETLPNAMFRVQLENGHKILAHISGKMRMHFIRILPGDKVTVELSPYDLTRGRITYRFK, from the coding sequence ATGGGGAAAGAAGATATTATTGAAGTTCAAGGGTCGGTTACTGAAACTTTGCCGAATGCGATGTTTCGGGTTCAGTTGGAAAATGGGCATAAAATTTTAGCTCATATTTCAGGAAAGATGCGAATGCATTTTATAAGAATTTTGCCAGGAGATAAGGTCACAGTGGAACTATCTCCATATGACCTGACTCGTGGACGGATTACCTATCGGTTTAAATAG
- the rpsQ gene encoding 30S ribosomal protein S17, giving the protein MTQNRALPRSLTGKVVSNKMQKTVVVEVIRIERHSLYGKVLRRKTKLKAHDEVDQCQIGDQVHIVYARPLSKTKHWRVSEVLNKRVAS; this is encoded by the coding sequence ATGACACAGAACAGGGCTTTGCCCCGATCACTTACGGGAAAAGTAGTTAGTAATAAAATGCAAAAAACCGTTGTGGTTGAAGTTATTCGCATTGAGCGTCATTCTTTGTATGGGAAAGTTTTGAGAAGAAAGACAAAGTTAAAGGCTCATGATGAAGTGGATCAATGTCAGATCGGAGATCAGGTTCATATTGTTTATGCGCGACCTTTAAGCAAAACCAAGCACTGGCGAGTCTCTGAGGTTTTAAATAAACGAGTGGCTTCCTAG
- the rpsC gene encoding 30S ribosomal protein S3, whose protein sequence is MGQKTHPYGFRLGYTRTWHSRWYAKKDFAKLLHQDLSIRDVVKKRLYHAGISSVEIERSGNQLKLIIHTARPGIIIGRKGAEVDKLKATLEKEYGNEVFVTVKEIKKPELDAQLVAENIATQLEKRVSFRRALKRSVASALRLGALGIKVYCAGRLGGHEIARTEWYREGRVPLHTLRADVEYGFAEAKTAMGQIGVKAWIFKGDAQIPSLEKSEPSLGFL, encoded by the coding sequence ATGGGTCAAAAGACGCACCCGTATGGTTTCAGATTGGGTTATACCAGAACATGGCATTCCCGATGGTATGCAAAAAAGGACTTTGCGAAGTTGCTTCACCAAGATTTGTCCATAAGGGACGTGGTTAAAAAACGCTTATATCATGCTGGCATATCCAGCGTGGAAATAGAGCGATCTGGTAACCAACTTAAATTGATCATTCATACTGCTCGTCCCGGAATTATCATAGGGAGGAAGGGCGCTGAAGTTGATAAATTGAAAGCCACGCTTGAAAAAGAGTATGGCAATGAAGTTTTTGTAACGGTGAAAGAAATTAAGAAGCCGGAGTTGGATGCTCAGCTGGTTGCAGAAAATATTGCCACCCAATTGGAAAAGCGTGTCTCATTCCGTCGTGCATTGAAGCGAAGCGTTGCTTCTGCTCTGAGACTTGGAGCTTTGGGGATTAAGGTGTATTGCGCTGGTCGGCTGGGAGGACATGAAATTGCCAGAACTGAGTGGTATCGAGAGGGTCGAGTTCCCCTTCATACTCTTAGGGCGGATGTTGAATATGGATTTGCCGAGGCCAAAACTGCCATGGGGCAGATTGGGGTTAAGGCTTGGATTTTTAAAGGTGATGCTCAAATTCCTTCTTTGGAAAAGTCGGAGCCTTCATTAGGTTTTTTATAA
- the rplX gene encoding 50S ribosomal protein L24, whose protein sequence is MAEKFRIKKGDMVMVIAGKERGKTGKVLQVQTKDARVTVEKLNIIKRHTKPNAKNKQGGILEREGFMAISNVMAFCESVKKPSRIKMKTFDDGRKVRVYQKAPTEVLDKS, encoded by the coding sequence ATGGCTGAAAAATTTAGGATAAAAAAAGGCGATATGGTTATGGTTATCGCTGGCAAGGAGCGTGGTAAGACGGGGAAAGTTCTCCAGGTTCAAACAAAAGATGCCAGGGTCACAGTTGAAAAGCTTAATATAATAAAGCGGCATACAAAGCCAAACGCCAAAAATAAGCAGGGGGGAATCCTTGAGCGTGAGGGTTTTATGGCGATTTCCAATGTTATGGCATTTTGTGAATCTGTTAAGAAACCTTCAAGAATTAAAATGAAAACTTTTGATGATGGACGGAAAGTCCGTGTTTATCAAAAAGCTCCAACTGAAGTTTTGGATAAAAGCTGA
- the rplR gene encoding 50S ribosomal protein L18 gives MNILEKQKRLNKRSRRVRLRIVGLSSRPRLSVFRSNSHIYAQIIDDTDGRTLVSASSCDPGLKDKIKSGGNIEAAKMVGQAIAERAKAIPIELVVFDRGGRLYHGRVKALADAARSGGLKF, from the coding sequence GTGAATATACTGGAAAAACAAAAAAGGTTGAATAAGCGGAGTCGGCGGGTACGGTTACGCATTGTAGGTTTATCTTCTCGTCCACGATTAAGTGTGTTTAGGAGTAATTCTCATATTTATGCCCAAATTATAGATGATACGGATGGTCGTACCTTGGTTTCGGCCTCATCCTGTGACCCTGGCTTAAAGGATAAAATAAAATCTGGTGGGAATATTGAAGCAGCCAAGATGGTGGGACAGGCAATTGCTGAACGGGCAAAGGCCATCCCAATTGAGCTAGTGGTGTTTGATCGAGGTGGCAGATTGTATCATGGCCGGGTCAAGGCATTGGCGGATGCTGCTCGTTCAGGTGGGTTAAAATTCTAA
- the rplF gene encoding 50S ribosomal protein L6, with protein sequence MSRIGRKPISIPKGVEVRVIDRNVLVKGPLGQLQWGLSPGIEASVEKEEVSLSRNDDSAKLKALHGLTRAELANQLKGVKEGFQENLEVMGVGYRAQIQGSELSFSVGYAHPVSIKLPKGVDASVDKQTSISLKGIDKRIVSLVAAQIRSMKVPDVYKQKGIKYVGEILRKKAGKAGKK encoded by the coding sequence ATGTCGAGGATTGGACGAAAGCCGATATCAATTCCAAAAGGCGTCGAAGTGCGGGTCATTGATAGGAACGTTTTAGTGAAGGGGCCGTTGGGGCAACTCCAATGGGGTCTGAGCCCGGGAATAGAAGCCAGTGTAGAGAAAGAAGAAGTCTCGTTGTCCAGAAACGACGATTCAGCAAAACTTAAGGCGCTTCATGGACTAACAAGGGCGGAACTCGCTAATCAGTTAAAGGGTGTCAAAGAGGGTTTTCAGGAAAACCTTGAGGTGATGGGGGTTGGATACCGAGCGCAAATTCAAGGAAGTGAATTAAGCTTCTCTGTCGGGTATGCTCATCCGGTGTCCATAAAATTGCCAAAAGGAGTCGATGCGTCTGTTGACAAGCAAACATCAATTTCACTTAAGGGAATTGATAAAAGAATTGTCAGCCTGGTGGCAGCCCAAATTAGAAGTATGAAGGTTCCGGATGTGTACAAACAAAAAGGTATAAAGTATGTTGGTGAAATCCTCCGTAAAAAAGCTGGCAAAGCCGGCAAAAAGTAG
- the rpmJ gene encoding 50S ribosomal protein L36, with amino-acid sequence MKVKSSVKPICVKCKVIRRKGVVRVLCTNPKHKQRQG; translated from the coding sequence GTGAAAGTCAAATCATCAGTAAAACCTATTTGTGTTAAATGTAAGGTCATTCGCCGCAAAGGGGTTGTAAGGGTGCTGTGCACAAATCCCAAACACAAGCAGCGACAAGGCTGA
- the rplE gene encoding 50S ribosomal protein L5: MKSKSVTKQAVKAKEKAVGSSAVKPKDYIPRIKAMYHEKVIPAMMKEFGYKNPMQVPRVERIVLNIGMGEAVQNVKLLESAAAELEQITGQKPVLTRSKKAIAGFKLREGIPIGAKVTLRGARMHEFFDRLVSVALPRIRDFRGISPKAFDGRGNYTLGLKEQLAFPEIKYDDVASIHGMDITFVTTAQRNDEAKSLLAHLGMPFRKP; the protein is encoded by the coding sequence ATGAAATCAAAATCTGTAACCAAACAAGCAGTCAAAGCAAAAGAGAAGGCGGTCGGCTCCTCCGCGGTTAAACCGAAGGATTATATTCCACGGATTAAGGCGATGTACCATGAAAAGGTTATTCCTGCCATGATGAAGGAATTTGGGTATAAAAACCCAATGCAGGTACCTCGAGTGGAGAGGATTGTCTTAAATATTGGTATGGGGGAAGCCGTTCAAAACGTAAAATTATTGGAAAGTGCCGCGGCTGAACTCGAACAAATAACGGGACAAAAGCCTGTATTGACTCGGTCAAAAAAAGCCATCGCTGGATTTAAGTTGCGTGAAGGAATCCCGATCGGGGCGAAGGTCACCTTACGGGGCGCAAGGATGCATGAGTTTTTTGACCGGTTGGTGTCGGTAGCCTTACCTAGAATTCGTGATTTCCGTGGTATTTCCCCAAAAGCTTTCGATGGACGAGGGAACTATACGCTCGGCTTAAAAGAGCAGCTGGCGTTTCCTGAAATTAAATATGATGATGTTGCATCAATCCATGGAATGGATATTACGTTTGTTACTACCGCTCAACGGAATGACGAAGCCAAATCTTTATTGGCCCACTTGGGAATGCCTTTTCGGAAACCCTAA
- the rpsS gene encoding 30S ribosomal protein S19, with translation MPRSVHKGPFVDDHIAKKVEKAREGRESKVIKTWSRRSTIIPDMIGLTFAVHNGKKFIPVFITDNMVGHKLGEFAPTRFFKGHGHARSEKAVALK, from the coding sequence ATGCCAAGGTCAGTCCATAAAGGTCCATTTGTCGATGACCATATTGCCAAAAAAGTTGAAAAGGCCAGGGAGGGAAGAGAGTCCAAGGTAATAAAAACTTGGTCCAGACGGTCGACAATTATTCCAGATATGATCGGTTTGACTTTCGCTGTCCATAACGGAAAGAAATTTATCCCGGTTTTTATTACCGACAATATGGTGGGTCATAAATTGGGTGAATTCGCTCCAACGAGATTTTTTAAGGGACATGGTCATGCTAGGAGTGAAAAGGCCGTTGCGTTAAAATAA
- the rplP gene encoding 50S ribosomal protein L16, whose protein sequence is MLAPKRVKFRKVQKGRMRGKAYRGGEIAYGVFGLKAMEPGRITARQIEAARIAMTRHVKRGGRIWTRIFPDKPITKKPAEVRMGKGKGNPEYWVAPVKSGRILFEMDDVTQTIAEEALRLAGHKLPVATKFVVRGEIPVL, encoded by the coding sequence ATGTTAGCTCCGAAAAGAGTTAAATTCAGAAAGGTTCAAAAGGGCCGGATGCGTGGAAAGGCCTACCGGGGTGGGGAAATAGCCTACGGAGTATTCGGTCTTAAAGCCATGGAGCCAGGAAGAATTACGGCCAGGCAAATCGAAGCTGCTCGTATCGCAATGACCAGACATGTCAAGAGGGGTGGTAGGATTTGGACCAGAATTTTCCCTGATAAGCCTATTACCAAGAAACCTGCGGAAGTCCGAATGGGAAAAGGAAAAGGAAACCCTGAATATTGGGTTGCACCCGTAAAGTCAGGAAGGATTTTGTTTGAAATGGATGATGTTACGCAAACCATTGCAGAAGAGGCATTGCGTTTGGCAGGGCATAAATTACCGGTGGCCACAAAATTTGTTGTTCGTGGAGAAATACCGGTTTTGTAA
- the map gene encoding type I methionyl aminopeptidase — protein MIIIKTAEEIELIARAGKIVTQCHQLLVHEVKPGITTLELDRLTEECILDLGGIPAFKGYRNYPNSLCASINEEVVHGIPSKRELKDGDIIGLDVGAIVEGFYGDGAVTVSVGAVPEDTQSLIAVTREALRNGIEQAVVGNRLSDISFAIQTHVERHGYSVVRDFVGHGIGRQLHEEPQVPNYGRPGQGPRLKPGMVLAIEPMVNLGGSAVKVLKDGWTAVTCDRSLSAHFEHTITIEANGPPRILTGWS, from the coding sequence ATGATCATCATAAAAACGGCTGAGGAAATTGAACTTATTGCTCGTGCCGGTAAAATTGTTACTCAATGTCATCAATTGCTGGTTCATGAAGTAAAGCCCGGTATAACTACACTGGAATTAGATAGACTTACAGAGGAATGTATTCTAGATTTGGGCGGAATTCCAGCATTTAAAGGGTATAGGAACTATCCCAATAGCCTCTGTGCATCCATTAATGAAGAAGTGGTGCATGGAATACCCTCAAAGCGTGAGTTGAAGGACGGAGACATCATTGGATTGGATGTGGGTGCCATTGTGGAAGGGTTTTACGGAGATGGAGCCGTGACGGTTTCAGTTGGGGCGGTGCCTGAGGATACTCAATCATTGATTGCGGTCACTCGAGAAGCTTTACGTAATGGAATTGAACAGGCTGTAGTGGGTAATCGCCTTTCGGATATATCATTTGCAATCCAAACGCATGTAGAAAGGCATGGTTATTCGGTTGTCCGTGATTTTGTGGGCCATGGTATTGGGCGTCAGTTGCACGAAGAACCGCAAGTTCCAAATTATGGGAGACCCGGACAGGGGCCACGATTAAAGCCTGGGATGGTACTTGCTATAGAACCAATGGTAAACCTAGGAGGGTCTGCAGTCAAAGTTCTTAAAGACGGATGGACGGCAGTGACTTGCGATAGATCACTCTCTGCTCACTTTGAGCATACCATCACAATAGAAGCAAATGGTCCCCCTCGCATTTTAACAGGATGGTCCTAG
- the rpsE gene encoding 30S ribosomal protein S5, producing MRVNVEELNLKDKPVVINRVAKVVKGGKRFSFSALVVVGDGDGWVGVGKGKATEVPSAIAKAVAHAKKNLIRIPLKSNTIPHEVHGYFGGEHIVLKPAKQGTGIIAGGAVRSLLEVAGAQNIVAKTLGRGNPFNAVRATIEGLSQLRDPYEVREMRRTAVGMED from the coding sequence GTGAGGGTTAATGTTGAAGAACTCAATTTAAAAGATAAGCCGGTGGTAATTAACCGTGTGGCCAAAGTGGTGAAAGGGGGGAAGCGGTTTTCCTTTTCAGCCTTGGTTGTTGTGGGCGATGGCGATGGTTGGGTGGGTGTAGGGAAAGGTAAAGCGACCGAAGTTCCATCTGCCATTGCCAAGGCCGTGGCTCACGCAAAAAAAAATCTTATCAGGATTCCCCTTAAATCTAATACTATTCCCCATGAGGTACATGGGTATTTCGGGGGAGAGCATATTGTCTTGAAACCGGCAAAGCAAGGTACGGGTATCATCGCTGGAGGAGCAGTACGTTCGTTACTGGAGGTGGCTGGTGCTCAGAATATTGTTGCGAAAACCCTAGGTCGTGGTAATCCATTTAATGCCGTGAGGGCAACCATTGAAGGCTTGAGCCAACTGCGTGATCCCTATGAAGTAAGAGAGATGCGTCGAACAGCCGTCGGGATGGAAGATTAA
- a CDS encoding 50S ribosomal protein L23, with translation MNPHDVLIRPLLTEKITAIRETKNGIAFSVHRQATRIDIRRAVEKVFSVKVASVNVMNVRGKKKRQGRFTGKRSDWRKAFVTLKEGEKIELYESA, from the coding sequence ATTCGTCCTTTGTTAACAGAAAAGATTACCGCAATACGCGAGACAAAGAATGGTATTGCGTTCTCCGTGCATCGTCAGGCGACTCGGATTGATATCCGTAGAGCCGTGGAGAAGGTGTTTAGCGTTAAGGTAGCTTCGGTGAATGTGATGAATGTTAGGGGCAAAAAAAAGCGGCAAGGTCGTTTTACCGGAAAGAGATCGGATTGGAGAAAGGCATTCGTTACCTTAAAAGAGGGCGAAAAAATTGAATTATATGAAAGTGCCTAG
- the rplV gene encoding 50S ribosomal protein L22 — protein sequence MAEAKAILRHVRLAPRKARLIVDMVRGRNAAEALAILKYTPRSAARVVEQLLFSAVSNAGQKDLGDPENLRIARAYVDGGPIYKRFRPRSMGRANPIHKRTSHITIVVSPAG from the coding sequence ATGGCGGAAGCTAAAGCAATTCTTCGACATGTAAGATTGGCCCCACGTAAGGCAAGGTTGATTGTTGATATGGTTAGGGGGAGGAATGCGGCTGAAGCATTAGCCATATTGAAATATACCCCAAGGTCAGCGGCCAGGGTGGTTGAGCAATTACTCTTTTCTGCAGTATCTAACGCCGGTCAGAAGGATTTGGGTGACCCTGAAAATCTTAGAATCGCCAGAGCGTATGTGGATGGAGGTCCAATTTATAAGCGCTTTCGCCCTCGATCAATGGGAAGGGCTAACCCTATTCATAAGAGAACGAGTCATATAACAATCGTTGTGAGTCCGGCTGGGTAG